The Fundulus heteroclitus isolate FHET01 chromosome 13, MU-UCD_Fhet_4.1, whole genome shotgun sequence genome contains a region encoding:
- the gpnmb gene encoding protein QNR-71 isoform X1, with protein MAILQYLCLLAYCACCVHEADGRKTYGSVFPHKHSLAGKFPFPIPTIPGWEPDTNPWDDYLYPPMNSKPGELMRHRGKPKVRLTSDSPALNGSCITFTAKIEYPPCQKEDANGDLVWDEHCEDGTELEASANGQLRSGYVYNWTSWLDDYGFGKCTDTTRCNVFPDRKPFPQSNDWRRKSYVYVWHTMGQYYETCDGSSSSVTINTTGIPLGAEVMEVMVYRKRERRKYSPLSSDNAVFLVTDKIPLAVDISQKSAVNKSASVFVRGEEIVFKVQLHDPSGYLKTAASVDYIWDFRDGNQVVTHREVTTHAYSTLGTMNVKLVVEAAFPAECPPASATPTPRRPTSPPLTEAPTSPPATPAVTTRIKTTLAPPKPSQSVNSSTWPAATTGLPTTEPLPPTAATRSSPTTSPWLRSRGLDSNECFRYAYGTFSGNITIVEPKHPLRDRLSSRIVDVSAARETDTGVSFLVKCLGSIPTSACTIVSDPSCTQVRNIMCDDVPPSSKCEVRLQRRFLEPGTYCVNITLENSSSMALASTTITISKSQDPPAPKTPDTARVVVTSSAVLVAVFAFIAYMIYRRHKVYRPIRRSPVEDARAHSGAAGPMVRLREALFPSSEESCHLLTERHPL; from the exons ATGGCAATCCTGCAATATTTGTGTCTCCTGGCTTACTGCGCCTGCTGTGTTCACGAAGCTGATGGGCGAAAAA CGTATGGGTCTGTTTTCCCCCACAAGCATTCATTAGCTGGCAAATTTCCATTTCCAATCCCGACCATCCCTGGGTGGGAGCCTGACACCAATCCATGGGATGATTATCTCTACCCACCAATGAACTCAAAGCCAGGGGAGCTCATGCGACACCGAG GTAAACCAAAGGTCCGCCTGACCAGCGACAGCCCAGCTCTCAATGGCTCGTGTATAACCTTTACTGCAAAGATTGAGTATCCTCCGTGTCAGAAGGAAGACGCCAACGGGGACCTTGTCTGGGATGAGCACTGCGAGGATGGTACGGAGCTGGAGGCCTCAG CCAACGGACAGCTTCGCTCAGGCTATGTGTACAACTGGACTTCTTGGCTGGACGATTATGGCTTCGGAAAGTGCACGGACACAACGAGATGCAACGTGTTCCCTGACAGGAAGCCCTTCCCGCAGAGCAACGACTGGCGGCGCAAAAGCTACGTCTACGTTTGGCACACAATGG gCCAGTATTATGAAACATGCGATGGCTCGTCTTCAAGCGTGACCATCAACACCACTGGTATCCCGCTGGGGGCAGAAGTCATGGAGGTGATGGTCTACAGGAAGCGTGAGCGCAGGAAGTACAGCCCCCTCTCCAGTGATAACGCCGTCTTCCTGGTCACAG ATAAGATCCCACTGGCAGTGGACATCTCCCAGAAGTCTGCCGTCAACAAGTCGGCCAGTGTTTTCGTCCGTGGAGAGGAGATAGTCTTCAAGGTCCAGCTCCACGACCCCAGCGGCTACCTGAAGACGGCGGCTTCGGTGGACTACATCTGGGACTTCAGAGACGGCAACCAGGTGGTGACACACCGCGAGGTCACCACGCACGCCTACAGCACACTGGGGACGATGAACGTGAAGCTGGTGGTGGAGGCTGCGTTTCCTGCCGAGTGCCCGCCCGCTTCCGCCACTCCGACTCCGAGGCGCCCCACGTCGCCGCCTCTCACAG AGGCTCCCACATCCCCTCCGGCTACCCCGGCTGTCACAACCAGGATCAAGACAACACTGG CGCCACCCAAGCCCAGCCAGTCTGTTAATTCCTCCACCTGGCCTGCTGCGACGACTGGGTTACCCACAACGGAGCCGCTTCCTCCCACTGCTGCCACCAGATCCAGCCCCACCACGTCGCCATGGCTGCGAAGCAGGGGCCTCGACAGCAACGAGTGTTTCCGTTACGCCTACGGGACCTTCTCGGGCAACATCACCATAGTCG AGCCAAAGCACCCACTAAGGGATCGGCTAAGTAGTCGCATCGTGGACGTGTCGGCTGCCAGGGAGACCGACACCGGCGTCAGCTTCCTGGTGAAATGTCTGGGCAG CATCCCCACCTCAGCCTGCACCATTGTGTCGGACCCCAGCTGCACTCAGGTGCGCAACATCATGTGTGACGATGTGCCGCCGTCATCCAAGTGCGAGGTGCGGCTGCAGCGAAGGTTTCTGGAACCCGGCACCTACTGTGTGAACATCACCCTGGAGAACTCCAGCAGCATGGCGCTCGCCAgcaccaccatcaccatcagCAAGTCCCAGGATCCACCCG CGCCTAAAACCCCAGACACTGCCCGGGTGGTTGTTACTTCAAGTGCCGTGCTGGTGGCAGTCTTTGCATTCATTGCCTACATGATCTACCG gCGCCATAAGGTCTACCGGCCCATCCGAAGGTCGCCGGTTGAGGATGCCCGCGCACATTCTGGTGCTGCGGGTCCCATGGTTCGCCTGAGGGAGGCGCTCTTCCCCTCAAGCGAGGAGAGCTGCCACCTGCTGACTGAGAGACACCCTTTGTAG
- the gpnmb gene encoding protein QNR-71 isoform X2, producing the protein MAILQYLCLLAYCACCVHEADGRKTYGSVFPHKHSLAGKFPFPIPTIPGWEPDTNPWDDYLYPPMNSKPGELMRHRGKPKVRLTSDSPALNGSCITFTAKIEYPPCQKEDANGDLVWDEHCEDANGQLRSGYVYNWTSWLDDYGFGKCTDTTRCNVFPDRKPFPQSNDWRRKSYVYVWHTMGQYYETCDGSSSSVTINTTGIPLGAEVMEVMVYRKRERRKYSPLSSDNAVFLVTDKIPLAVDISQKSAVNKSASVFVRGEEIVFKVQLHDPSGYLKTAASVDYIWDFRDGNQVVTHREVTTHAYSTLGTMNVKLVVEAAFPAECPPASATPTPRRPTSPPLTEAPTSPPATPAVTTRIKTTLAPPKPSQSVNSSTWPAATTGLPTTEPLPPTAATRSSPTTSPWLRSRGLDSNECFRYAYGTFSGNITIVEPKHPLRDRLSSRIVDVSAARETDTGVSFLVKCLGSIPTSACTIVSDPSCTQVRNIMCDDVPPSSKCEVRLQRRFLEPGTYCVNITLENSSSMALASTTITISKSQDPPAPKTPDTARVVVTSSAVLVAVFAFIAYMIYRRHKVYRPIRRSPVEDARAHSGAAGPMVRLREALFPSSEESCHLLTERHPL; encoded by the exons ATGGCAATCCTGCAATATTTGTGTCTCCTGGCTTACTGCGCCTGCTGTGTTCACGAAGCTGATGGGCGAAAAA CGTATGGGTCTGTTTTCCCCCACAAGCATTCATTAGCTGGCAAATTTCCATTTCCAATCCCGACCATCCCTGGGTGGGAGCCTGACACCAATCCATGGGATGATTATCTCTACCCACCAATGAACTCAAAGCCAGGGGAGCTCATGCGACACCGAG GTAAACCAAAGGTCCGCCTGACCAGCGACAGCCCAGCTCTCAATGGCTCGTGTATAACCTTTACTGCAAAGATTGAGTATCCTCCGTGTCAGAAGGAAGACGCCAACGGGGACCTTGTCTGGGATGAGCACTGCGAGGATG CCAACGGACAGCTTCGCTCAGGCTATGTGTACAACTGGACTTCTTGGCTGGACGATTATGGCTTCGGAAAGTGCACGGACACAACGAGATGCAACGTGTTCCCTGACAGGAAGCCCTTCCCGCAGAGCAACGACTGGCGGCGCAAAAGCTACGTCTACGTTTGGCACACAATGG gCCAGTATTATGAAACATGCGATGGCTCGTCTTCAAGCGTGACCATCAACACCACTGGTATCCCGCTGGGGGCAGAAGTCATGGAGGTGATGGTCTACAGGAAGCGTGAGCGCAGGAAGTACAGCCCCCTCTCCAGTGATAACGCCGTCTTCCTGGTCACAG ATAAGATCCCACTGGCAGTGGACATCTCCCAGAAGTCTGCCGTCAACAAGTCGGCCAGTGTTTTCGTCCGTGGAGAGGAGATAGTCTTCAAGGTCCAGCTCCACGACCCCAGCGGCTACCTGAAGACGGCGGCTTCGGTGGACTACATCTGGGACTTCAGAGACGGCAACCAGGTGGTGACACACCGCGAGGTCACCACGCACGCCTACAGCACACTGGGGACGATGAACGTGAAGCTGGTGGTGGAGGCTGCGTTTCCTGCCGAGTGCCCGCCCGCTTCCGCCACTCCGACTCCGAGGCGCCCCACGTCGCCGCCTCTCACAG AGGCTCCCACATCCCCTCCGGCTACCCCGGCTGTCACAACCAGGATCAAGACAACACTGG CGCCACCCAAGCCCAGCCAGTCTGTTAATTCCTCCACCTGGCCTGCTGCGACGACTGGGTTACCCACAACGGAGCCGCTTCCTCCCACTGCTGCCACCAGATCCAGCCCCACCACGTCGCCATGGCTGCGAAGCAGGGGCCTCGACAGCAACGAGTGTTTCCGTTACGCCTACGGGACCTTCTCGGGCAACATCACCATAGTCG AGCCAAAGCACCCACTAAGGGATCGGCTAAGTAGTCGCATCGTGGACGTGTCGGCTGCCAGGGAGACCGACACCGGCGTCAGCTTCCTGGTGAAATGTCTGGGCAG CATCCCCACCTCAGCCTGCACCATTGTGTCGGACCCCAGCTGCACTCAGGTGCGCAACATCATGTGTGACGATGTGCCGCCGTCATCCAAGTGCGAGGTGCGGCTGCAGCGAAGGTTTCTGGAACCCGGCACCTACTGTGTGAACATCACCCTGGAGAACTCCAGCAGCATGGCGCTCGCCAgcaccaccatcaccatcagCAAGTCCCAGGATCCACCCG CGCCTAAAACCCCAGACACTGCCCGGGTGGTTGTTACTTCAAGTGCCGTGCTGGTGGCAGTCTTTGCATTCATTGCCTACATGATCTACCG gCGCCATAAGGTCTACCGGCCCATCCGAAGGTCGCCGGTTGAGGATGCCCGCGCACATTCTGGTGCTGCGGGTCCCATGGTTCGCCTGAGGGAGGCGCTCTTCCCCTCAAGCGAGGAGAGCTGCCACCTGCTGACTGAGAGACACCCTTTGTAG